The Metabacillus schmidteae genome includes a region encoding these proteins:
- a CDS encoding glycogen/starch/alpha-glucan phosphorylase: MFSSKDRFKESFLKRLESMCGKGFEEATKRDQYHTLGNMVREYISSKWIETNELYRSENKKQVYYLSIEFLLGRLLGQNLLNLGIKEVVEEGLKELNISLKDIEECESDPALGNGGLGRLAACFLDSLATLNLPGHGYGIRYKHGLFDQKIVDGYQVELPEQWLRHGNVWEVRKPDEAVEISFWGRIETGGEGSLSFKHVQDQKVLAVPYDMPVVGYRVDTVNTLRLWNAEPASFGPNQDVLSYKRETEAITDFLYPDDTHDEGKILRLKQQYFLVSSSLQSIIKSYKKENANIQELHQYVAIHINDTHPAMAVPELMRILMDQEGLSWEDAWHITTNTVSYTNHTILAEALEKWPIYLFKPLLPRIFMIIEEINERFCAELWDRYPGEWNRIEHMAIIAHGLVKMAHLAIVGSNSINGVAKIHSDILKNREMKSFYEVYPSKFNNKTNGITHRRWLLKANPELTSLINDTIGEDWIRHPEKLIDLKRHVYHPELKERFSQVKRKRKEILAKKIADKNGIQVDIDSIFDVQVKRLHAYKRQLLNVLHIMYLYNRLKEDTNYSIQPRTFIFGAKASPTYYYAKKIIKLIHSLAEKVNNDPRVSQTIKVVFMENYRVSLAEDIFPAADVSQQISTASKEASGTGNMKFMMNGALTVGTLDGANIEIMEEVGEDNIFTFGLTAPEVLKYEENGRYRSMEYYHHDLRIRQVIDQLTNGFFSEDEGEFEAIADSLLVQNDQYFVLRDFASYIDIQEKVGIAYQDRGKWLEQALINVAHSGLFSSDRTIQNYADGIWNIDPVGVKM, translated from the coding sequence ATGTTCTCTAGTAAAGATCGTTTTAAAGAAAGCTTTCTAAAAAGACTTGAAAGTATGTGTGGAAAAGGTTTTGAAGAGGCAACAAAACGAGACCAATACCATACATTAGGGAATATGGTAAGAGAGTATATTAGCTCAAAATGGATTGAGACAAATGAATTGTATCGATCAGAGAATAAAAAACAAGTGTATTACTTATCAATTGAATTTCTACTTGGACGTCTACTGGGTCAAAACCTTTTAAATCTAGGGATAAAAGAAGTAGTGGAAGAAGGCTTAAAAGAGCTAAACATCAGCTTAAAGGATATTGAAGAATGTGAATCAGATCCAGCACTTGGAAATGGTGGATTAGGAAGGCTTGCAGCATGTTTCTTAGACTCTCTTGCAACTTTAAATCTTCCAGGCCATGGGTATGGAATACGTTATAAACATGGTCTATTTGATCAAAAAATTGTTGATGGCTATCAAGTTGAATTGCCTGAGCAATGGTTAAGACATGGAAATGTATGGGAAGTGAGAAAGCCTGATGAGGCGGTAGAAATCTCCTTTTGGGGAAGAATTGAGACTGGTGGTGAAGGGTCTCTAAGCTTTAAGCATGTCCAGGATCAAAAGGTGTTAGCAGTTCCTTATGATATGCCTGTTGTAGGGTATAGAGTTGATACAGTGAATACACTAAGACTTTGGAATGCTGAACCGGCATCATTTGGACCGAATCAGGATGTGCTGTCATATAAACGGGAAACAGAAGCCATTACAGATTTTCTCTATCCGGATGACACTCATGACGAAGGAAAAATACTTCGTCTAAAACAGCAGTATTTTCTTGTTTCTTCAAGTCTCCAAAGTATCATTAAGTCTTATAAAAAGGAAAACGCTAATATTCAGGAACTTCATCAATATGTGGCTATTCATATTAATGATACGCACCCGGCAATGGCAGTACCGGAATTAATGAGGATTCTTATGGATCAAGAAGGCTTATCATGGGAAGACGCCTGGCATATTACAACGAATACAGTATCTTATACAAATCATACCATTTTGGCAGAAGCATTAGAAAAATGGCCTATCTACTTATTTAAACCACTATTGCCGAGAATTTTTATGATCATTGAAGAAATAAATGAAAGATTTTGTGCTGAGCTTTGGGATCGTTACCCTGGAGAGTGGAACCGGATTGAACACATGGCCATCATTGCACATGGGTTAGTAAAGATGGCACACCTTGCCATAGTTGGTAGCAATAGCATCAATGGAGTGGCAAAGATTCATTCTGACATTTTGAAAAACAGAGAAATGAAATCTTTTTATGAAGTTTATCCATCGAAATTTAACAACAAAACAAATGGAATTACTCATCGCAGGTGGTTATTAAAAGCAAACCCTGAGCTAACATCCTTAATAAACGATACAATTGGTGAGGATTGGATTAGACATCCAGAGAAATTAATAGATTTAAAGAGACATGTTTATCATCCAGAACTAAAGGAACGATTTTCACAAGTGAAAAGAAAGCGCAAGGAAATTCTTGCGAAAAAAATAGCTGATAAAAATGGAATTCAAGTTGATATTGATTCTATTTTTGATGTTCAGGTTAAGAGACTGCATGCCTATAAAAGGCAGCTCCTAAATGTCTTGCATATCATGTATTTATACAACCGCTTAAAAGAAGACACAAATTATTCCATACAACCGCGTACATTTATTTTTGGAGCTAAGGCTTCACCTACTTATTATTATGCAAAGAAAATTATTAAGCTCATTCATTCACTCGCTGAAAAGGTGAACAATGATCCAAGAGTCTCACAAACTATTAAGGTTGTATTTATGGAAAATTATCGAGTCTCACTTGCCGAAGATATTTTTCCTGCTGCAGATGTTAGTCAGCAAATATCAACTGCAAGTAAAGAAGCTTCAGGAACAGGAAACATGAAGTTCATGATGAATGGAGCTTTAACGGTCGGTACATTGGATGGAGCAAATATTGAAATTATGGAGGAAGTTGGGGAAGATAATATCTTTACATTTGGATTAACAGCCCCTGAAGTACTCAAATATGAGGAAAATGGACGATATCGTTCAATGGAATATTATCACCATGATTTACGAATTAGACAGGTCATTGATCAATTAACAAATGGCTTCTTTTCTGAGGATGAAGGGGAATTTGAAGCAATCGCAGATTCCTTATTAGTGCAGAATGATCAGTACTTTGTATTACGAGATTTTGCTTCATATATTGATATTCAGGAAAAGGTAGGAATAGCCTATCAAGACAGAGGAAAATGGCTTGAACAGGCCCTTATTAATGTAGCGCATTCGGGATTATTTTCGAGCGATCGAACGATTCAAAATTATGCTGATGGGATTTGGAATATCGATCCGGTCGGAGTAAAAATGTAG
- a CDS encoding isochorismate synthase, with translation MITTLDHTLKEFIQQALEDAKQTKQSVIVSCIKEVDAMDPLHFFASGEDLFLGERYFWSTPNRDFTMVGLGNELVLENNLTTKERFRDIEKEWKRFRKMVVSNITNQVGTGPILFGGFSFDPLKDKSPLWDSFSEAKFVLPKHMLSVIDQKCFITINKVVTPYDELSVCLKHFDQSLEIGESLPYQKDCEKGNEFSSIEYKTSEWLKAVQKATDNIKAIEMDKVVLAREVHLKFANKINPYQVINNLQQEQPTSYIFEFENGPQHFVGATPERLIKKKENEVLSTCLAGSIKRGRTEQEDQVLGQQLLHDDKNLLEHAIVVKMIKSAIESCCFDVFTPNSPALFKSKNIQHLYTPVKGRAKEGFSFLNMVENLHPTPALGGYPKDKAIEKIRELEPMHRGWYAGPLGWLDHEDNGEFVVAIRSGLLEGQNAALFAGCGIVEESNPKSEYLETKIKLKPMMSALGGIVNED, from the coding sequence TTGATAACTACTTTAGACCATACATTAAAAGAATTCATTCAACAGGCATTGGAAGATGCAAAGCAAACGAAACAATCAGTAATCGTTAGCTGCATTAAAGAAGTGGACGCAATGGACCCCCTTCATTTCTTTGCTTCCGGTGAAGATCTTTTTCTTGGCGAGCGATATTTTTGGTCAACTCCCAATCGTGATTTTACAATGGTTGGATTAGGAAATGAATTGGTGTTAGAAAATAATTTAACAACCAAAGAACGTTTTCGGGATATTGAAAAAGAATGGAAGCGCTTCAGAAAAATGGTTGTGTCGAATATAACAAATCAAGTAGGAACAGGACCTATTTTATTTGGTGGGTTTTCGTTTGATCCATTAAAGGATAAAAGTCCACTCTGGGACAGTTTTTCAGAGGCGAAGTTTGTGTTGCCTAAACATATGCTTTCTGTTATTGATCAGAAATGCTTTATAACAATAAATAAGGTAGTCACACCTTACGATGAATTATCAGTGTGTCTTAAACATTTCGACCAGTCATTGGAAATTGGAGAGTCTCTTCCTTATCAAAAAGATTGTGAAAAAGGTAACGAATTCTCAAGCATTGAATATAAAACGTCTGAATGGCTGAAGGCAGTACAAAAAGCAACAGATAATATAAAGGCAATAGAAATGGATAAGGTTGTGTTGGCACGAGAGGTTCATTTAAAGTTTGCGAATAAGATTAATCCTTATCAAGTTATAAATAATTTACAACAAGAACAGCCAACAAGCTATATCTTTGAGTTTGAAAATGGACCTCAGCATTTTGTTGGGGCAACACCAGAAAGACTAATTAAAAAGAAAGAAAATGAAGTTCTTTCCACCTGTTTAGCAGGCTCAATAAAAAGAGGAAGAACAGAACAAGAGGATCAAGTTTTAGGGCAGCAATTATTGCATGATGATAAAAATTTACTAGAGCATGCAATCGTTGTAAAAATGATAAAATCTGCGATAGAAAGCTGTTGTTTTGATGTATTCACGCCGAATTCGCCTGCCTTATTTAAATCGAAAAATATCCAGCATCTTTACACACCTGTTAAAGGTAGGGCAAAAGAAGGTTTCTCGTTCTTAAATATGGTAGAAAACCTTCATCCAACTCCAGCTCTAGGAGGCTATCCAAAGGATAAGGCTATTGAAAAGATCAGGGAATTAGAACCGATGCATCGAGGTTGGTATGCAGGTCCTCTAGGGTGGTTAGATCATGAGGATAATGGCGAATTTGTTGTGGCGATTCGATCAGGATTGTTAGAGGGACAAAATGCTGCCCTTTTTGCAGGATGCGGTATTGTAGAAGAATCAAATCCAAAATCAGAATATCTTGAAACAAAAATTAAACTAAAACCTATGATGTCTGCATTAGGAGGAATTGTGAATGAAGACTAA
- a CDS encoding yteA family sporulation protein: protein MLSSHQVETFRSQLMQMKKEIDERFEMNGHFGLEEGHFHESVGELSSYDNHPGDEATELYEREKDIALNEHTEEEKLDIERALQKIEEGTYGKCEVCGIDIPLERLDAIPTATTCREHAPEQVVSHNRPIEEGVLMPPFGKFDYDDQDENVAFDAEDAYQIVNSYGSSETPSDFNDPQDHYNDVYMESNDPDGYVEDYENFIGTDIEGKEITIYPSNQHQQYEDMLDEEGLMTSFGDLPPYEKDPYTEDEV from the coding sequence ATGCTAAGTTCACATCAAGTAGAAACCTTCCGTTCACAGCTTATGCAAATGAAAAAAGAAATCGACGAGCGTTTTGAAATGAATGGCCATTTTGGTTTAGAAGAAGGTCATTTTCATGAATCCGTTGGTGAACTCTCCAGCTATGATAATCATCCAGGTGATGAGGCAACTGAATTATATGAGAGAGAAAAAGATATCGCATTGAATGAACATACGGAAGAAGAAAAATTAGACATTGAACGTGCACTTCAAAAGATCGAAGAGGGAACCTATGGAAAATGTGAGGTATGTGGCATTGATATACCTCTGGAGCGTCTTGATGCAATTCCTACGGCAACTACTTGCAGGGAGCATGCACCTGAACAGGTTGTTTCTCATAACCGTCCAATTGAAGAAGGAGTTTTAATGCCTCCATTCGGAAAATTTGATTATGATGATCAGGACGAAAATGTAGCATTTGACGCAGAAGATGCCTATCAAATAGTCAATAGTTACGGATCTTCAGAAACACCATCAGATTTTAATGATCCTCAAGATCATTATAATGATGTTTATATGGAGTCGAATGATCCAGATGGCTATGTAGAGGATTACGAAAACTTTATTGGAACTGATATTGAAGGAAAAGAAATTACGATCTATCCATCAAATCAACATCAGCAATATGAAGATATGTTAGATGAAGAAGGTCTGATGACAAGTTTTGGTGATCTGCCTCCATATGAAAAAGATCCATATACGGAAGATGAAGTATAA
- a CDS encoding bile acid:sodium symporter family protein: MHLLEKISKTAGNTFAIWVILFAILAFFIPGGFTWIAPHISLLLGIIMFGMGLTLSLKDFKAVFQAPKSVIIGVFAQYTIMPLLAFLLATIFQLQPEVAVGVILVGCCPGGTASNVMTFLAKGNTALSVAVTSVSTLLAPILTPALTLLFASKWLPVSAGSLFLSIVQIVLVPIILGIIVNLLFKKQVEKSITVLPLISVIGIVAVASAVVAVNSAKIAETGLLIFSIVVLHNGLGLLIGFLLAKALKLNFADQKAISIEVGMQNSGLGAALAVAHFSPLSAVPSAIFSVWHNISGPLLATWWGKRSAKQKALEDKDTSVKA, encoded by the coding sequence ATGCATCTATTAGAGAAAATTAGTAAAACAGCAGGAAATACATTCGCCATTTGGGTCATTCTTTTTGCTATATTGGCCTTTTTTATTCCAGGAGGATTTACGTGGATAGCTCCACATATTTCATTACTACTCGGAATTATCATGTTTGGAATGGGCCTTACATTATCATTAAAAGATTTCAAAGCCGTTTTTCAAGCACCTAAAAGTGTCATAATAGGAGTATTCGCTCAGTACACAATTATGCCCTTATTAGCATTTTTATTAGCAACAATTTTTCAGTTACAGCCTGAAGTGGCAGTAGGTGTTATATTAGTTGGATGTTGTCCTGGAGGTACTGCTTCAAATGTTATGACTTTTTTAGCTAAAGGAAATACAGCATTATCAGTTGCTGTTACATCTGTTTCAACCTTACTTGCTCCTATTTTAACACCTGCATTAACATTATTATTTGCAAGTAAATGGCTACCAGTGTCAGCCGGTTCACTATTTTTATCTATTGTTCAAATTGTACTTGTACCAATCATTTTGGGAATTATTGTTAATTTATTATTTAAAAAGCAAGTTGAGAAAAGTATTACAGTTTTACCGCTTATCTCAGTTATCGGAATTGTGGCAGTTGCCTCAGCAGTTGTAGCAGTGAATTCAGCTAAGATAGCTGAAACAGGGTTATTAATCTTCTCCATCGTTGTATTACACAATGGATTAGGCTTACTAATTGGTTTCTTATTAGCTAAGGCATTAAAATTAAATTTTGCTGATCAAAAGGCAATTTCAATAGAGGTAGGGATGCAAAATTCCGGTCTCGGTGCAGCTTTAGCGGTTGCTCATTTTTCACCACTTTCAGCAGTTCCGAGTGCCATTTTCAGTGTATGGCATAACATATCAGGTCCACTGCTTGCTACCTGGTGGGGAAAAAGGTCTGCTAAACAAAAGGCCTTAGAAGATAAAGATACATCTGTAAAGGCATAA
- a CDS encoding TIGR00266 family protein, with translation MNAHEIDYVLHGDDMQCVEIELDPNESVVAEAGGMMMMEDGIDMETIFGDGDNSQKGFLGKLVGAGKRVLTGESLFMTVFTNKGVGKRKVSFAAPYPGKIIPVDLSELGGKIICQKDSFLCAAKGVSVGIDFQRKLGTGFFGGEGFIMQKLEGDGLAFLHAGGTIVRRDLQPGEKLRIDTGCLVALTKEVDYNIEFVGKVKTAFFGGEGLFFATVQGPGTVWIQTLPFSRLADRVIASAPSAGGGDSRGEGSILGGLGRLLDGDR, from the coding sequence TTGAACGCTCATGAAATCGATTATGTACTGCATGGCGATGATATGCAATGTGTAGAGATTGAGCTGGATCCAAACGAGAGTGTTGTTGCAGAAGCCGGCGGAATGATGATGATGGAAGATGGCATCGATATGGAAACCATTTTTGGAGATGGAGATAATAGCCAAAAAGGCTTCCTGGGAAAACTTGTTGGTGCCGGTAAACGAGTTCTTACTGGTGAAAGTCTTTTTATGACTGTTTTTACAAACAAAGGAGTTGGCAAAAGAAAGGTTTCCTTCGCAGCCCCTTATCCAGGAAAAATTATCCCTGTTGATCTCAGTGAACTTGGTGGAAAAATTATTTGTCAAAAAGACTCCTTCCTGTGTGCTGCAAAAGGTGTTTCTGTAGGGATTGATTTTCAAAGGAAACTAGGTACAGGATTCTTTGGTGGAGAAGGCTTCATCATGCAAAAGCTCGAGGGTGATGGATTAGCATTTTTACATGCCGGTGGTACAATTGTGCGCCGTGACCTGCAGCCGGGCGAAAAATTACGCATTGATACAGGATGTTTAGTCGCCCTTACAAAGGAAGTTGACTATAATATCGAATTTGTTGGAAAAGTAAAAACAGCCTTTTTTGGTGGAGAAGGCTTGTTCTTTGCAACTGTACAAGGACCCGGTACTGTATGGATTCAAACACTTCCATTCAGCCGACTTGCAGATCGTGTGATCGCAAGTGCACCTTCTGCTGGTGGCGGCGATTCCCGAGGTGAAGGAAGCATACTTGGAGGATTAGGCCGTTTACTAGATGGTGATCGATAA
- the glgA gene encoding glycogen synthase GlgA, producing MNVLFAVSECVPFVKSGGLADVAGALPKELVELGNDVRVILPKYSLIPETYREEMTKVDEIRVPVGWRQQYCGIETLEYEGITYYFLDNEYYFYRDSLYGHYDDAERFSFFCRGVLEALKIIDFKPDIIHSHDWHTGMISYLLKANYLEQELYKEIKTVFTIHNLQFQGIFPYSVLGDLLNLNDENFYDLEFHGDISFMKGAIQSADFITTVSPTYKDEIQTAYYGEKLDGLLRSKHEKLQGIVNGIDDKLYNPKLDKNITVPYSVDTLSKKMKNKVALQKRFGLPEDETTPIISMVTRLTKQKGLDLLKRVLDEVLSQDVQVIVLGTGEKDFEDYFRHMEWVYPSKFKAYIGFDEVLAHQIYAGSDLFLMPSKFEPCGLGQLIALRYGTIPIVRETGGLNDTVTSYREDTEEGNGFTFRNFNAHDMLFTIKRAIDFYQQDEVWKNIVKTAMTQDYSWGKSAIKYDQLYADLITRSEIHVL from the coding sequence GTGAACGTATTATTTGCTGTTTCAGAATGTGTACCGTTTGTAAAATCAGGAGGATTAGCTGATGTTGCAGGTGCATTGCCAAAGGAATTAGTCGAGCTGGGCAATGACGTAAGAGTCATCCTTCCAAAATATAGCTTAATACCAGAAACGTACCGAGAAGAAATGACCAAAGTTGATGAAATAAGGGTTCCAGTTGGTTGGAGACAGCAATATTGTGGAATTGAAACTTTGGAATATGAAGGAATTACGTATTATTTTTTAGATAATGAATATTATTTTTATCGTGATTCATTATATGGCCACTATGATGATGCTGAGCGTTTTTCATTTTTTTGTCGTGGAGTTTTAGAAGCTCTTAAGATAATAGATTTCAAGCCTGATATTATCCACTCACATGACTGGCATACGGGCATGATAAGCTATTTGCTAAAAGCAAATTATCTAGAGCAAGAATTATATAAAGAAATTAAAACTGTTTTCACGATCCATAATCTTCAATTTCAAGGTATATTTCCTTATAGTGTACTCGGAGACCTATTGAATTTAAATGATGAGAACTTTTATGATTTAGAGTTTCATGGTGACATTAGTTTTATGAAAGGTGCAATTCAATCTGCAGATTTCATTACAACTGTTAGTCCAACCTATAAAGATGAAATACAAACAGCATATTACGGTGAAAAATTAGATGGACTCTTGCGATCTAAGCATGAGAAATTACAGGGTATTGTAAATGGAATAGATGATAAATTATACAATCCTAAGTTAGATAAAAACATTACAGTGCCATATAGTGTTGATACATTAAGCAAGAAGATGAAAAACAAGGTAGCACTGCAAAAGAGGTTTGGCTTGCCGGAAGATGAAACAACACCAATCATTTCAATGGTGACAAGATTAACAAAGCAAAAGGGCCTTGACTTACTTAAGCGTGTACTTGACGAAGTGTTAAGTCAGGATGTTCAAGTTATTGTGCTTGGAACTGGTGAAAAGGATTTTGAGGATTATTTTAGACATATGGAATGGGTATATCCTTCTAAGTTTAAGGCGTACATAGGTTTTGATGAAGTGCTTGCACATCAAATATATGCAGGTTCTGACCTTTTTCTCATGCCGTCAAAATTTGAGCCATGTGGCCTCGGACAATTAATTGCCTTAAGGTATGGGACAATTCCGATCGTTAGAGAGACAGGTGGCTTAAATGATACTGTGACCTCATATCGAGAAGATACTGAGGAGGGTAATGGGTTTACGTTTAGAAATTTTAATGCTCATGATATGCTTTTCACCATTAAAAGAGCCATTGATTTCTATCAGCAGGATGAGGTGTGGAAAAATATTGTTAAGACAGCTATGACTCAGGATTATAGTTGGGGAAAATCTGCAATAAAGTATGACCAGCTCTATGCTGACTTAATAACTAGGAGTGAAATTCATGTTCTCTAG
- the menH gene encoding 2-succinyl-6-hydroxy-2,4-cyclohexadiene-1-carboxylate synthase yields MKIRDVSYHVEIVGKGEPLVFLHGFTGSSLSWRHLIDELGHHQLIFIDILGHGKTDHPSDSTRYKMEEVVEDIIEIFNCLSIEKAHIVGYSMGGRLALSLAALYPHRVKKLVLESSSPGLKTDEERNHRIQSDQALADEIIVGGISSFVDKWEKIPLFASQMTLSDQQKKKLREQRLLNSEVGLANSLLGMGTGSQPSWWDVLPNINVPILLLCGELDQKFCEIAKRMHELLPFSVLIEINQAGHAIHVEQPRIFGKIVNGFLNEDYS; encoded by the coding sequence ATGAAAATAAGAGATGTATCTTATCATGTTGAAATTGTGGGAAAGGGAGAGCCTCTAGTGTTTTTACATGGCTTTACAGGCTCTTCTTTAAGTTGGCGGCATCTCATAGATGAATTAGGCCATCATCAATTAATTTTTATTGATATACTTGGTCATGGAAAAACAGATCACCCTTCTGATTCAACAAGATATAAAATGGAAGAAGTTGTCGAGGATATTATTGAGATATTTAATTGTCTGTCTATTGAAAAAGCACATATTGTAGGCTATTCAATGGGCGGAAGATTAGCTTTGTCTCTTGCAGCATTATACCCTCATCGTGTCAAAAAACTAGTATTAGAAAGCAGCTCACCAGGCTTGAAGACAGACGAAGAGCGAAATCATCGTATTCAATCTGATCAAGCGCTTGCAGATGAAATAATAGTTGGTGGAATTTCCTCTTTTGTTGATAAGTGGGAGAAGATTCCGCTTTTTGCCTCGCAAATGACTCTGTCAGATCAGCAAAAAAAGAAGTTGAGGGAACAGCGATTATTGAATTCAGAGGTAGGATTAGCTAATAGTCTTCTTGGAATGGGGACAGGCTCCCAACCATCATGGTGGGATGTGCTGCCAAACATTAATGTTCCTATTTTACTTCTTTGTGGTGAATTGGATCAAAAGTTTTGTGAGATAGCTAAAAGAATGCATGAATTATTACCATTTTCTGTCCTAATAGAAATTAATCAGGCAGGACATGCAATTCATGTAGAACAACCGCGAATTTTTGGTAAAATAGTAAATGGGTTCTTAAATGAGGACTACTCTTAA
- the menD gene encoding 2-succinyl-5-enolpyruvyl-6-hydroxy-3-cyclohexene-1-carboxylic-acid synthase: MKTNDSLTRFVASFVDELTRLGVKKAVISPGSRSTPIAMLMAEHPELSCYMNIDERSAGFFALGLAKENNKPVVLVCTSGTAAANYYPAIVEARYSRVPLIVVTADRPHELRDVGAPQAIDQIQLYGSYPKWFVDVALPEETVGMYRYVRTIAGRAVAVSTSHPAGVVHLNFPFREPLIPNLGMSNLWEMENDRPSYLHTMQGLPELSTIQVQAIADIMKDVTKGLIICGEQNDKSFISAVKELSRKLKYPILADPLSQLRSGTGDKKGIIDGYDSILKDQEIMNVLKPELIIRFGPMPVSKPLMLMLKNNPDITQIIIDPSEEYRDPTLNAAHMVVCNHTAFCEDLSGIIGETHQNTYYDDWILSNNIFQDMMEHELENINELFEGKIVRELQHVLPNGSRLVVGNSMPIRDVDTFFRNTDKEIGVLANRGANGIDGVVSTALGISTASTEPTFLLIGDLSFFHDLNGLLAAKMNDLDITIILVNNDGGGIFSFLPQSNEEKHFETLYGTPIGIDFSKVVDMYQGRYEKINCWADLHTYFHDKWSIKGLKVVEIETNRTTRVKIHRELLDRVSQEIRKVLKQ; this comes from the coding sequence ATGAAGACTAATGATTCCCTAACACGATTTGTCGCTAGTTTTGTCGATGAATTAACACGATTAGGTGTTAAAAAGGCTGTGATTAGTCCTGGTTCTCGATCTACTCCTATAGCTATGTTAATGGCAGAGCATCCGGAACTTTCTTGTTACATGAATATAGATGAAAGGTCAGCAGGTTTTTTCGCACTTGGACTAGCTAAGGAAAATAATAAACCTGTTGTCTTGGTGTGTACATCAGGAACTGCAGCAGCTAATTACTATCCGGCAATAGTTGAAGCTCGTTATTCAAGAGTTCCGTTAATTGTTGTAACAGCAGACCGACCACATGAATTACGGGATGTTGGGGCTCCTCAAGCGATTGATCAAATCCAACTGTATGGTAGCTATCCAAAGTGGTTTGTTGACGTCGCTTTGCCGGAAGAAACCGTTGGAATGTATCGTTATGTTAGAACAATTGCAGGAAGAGCTGTCGCTGTATCTACATCTCATCCTGCAGGAGTTGTTCATCTTAACTTTCCGTTTAGGGAACCTTTAATTCCAAATTTAGGTATGTCAAATCTATGGGAAATGGAAAATGACAGGCCTAGCTATTTACATACGATGCAAGGACTGCCTGAACTTTCAACAATACAAGTACAAGCTATAGCAGATATTATGAAGGATGTGACTAAAGGGCTTATCATTTGTGGAGAACAAAATGATAAGTCATTCATTTCAGCTGTTAAAGAATTATCCCGTAAATTGAAGTATCCTATCTTGGCAGATCCTCTCTCTCAACTCCGATCTGGTACAGGAGACAAGAAAGGGATTATTGATGGGTATGATTCCATTTTAAAAGACCAAGAAATAATGAATGTCCTGAAGCCGGAACTTATTATTCGTTTTGGACCTATGCCTGTATCCAAGCCTTTAATGCTAATGTTAAAAAATAATCCGGACATCACTCAGATTATTATTGATCCAAGTGAGGAATATCGTGATCCTACATTAAATGCTGCCCACATGGTCGTTTGCAATCATACCGCATTCTGTGAAGATTTGTCTGGTATCATAGGAGAGACTCATCAAAATACATACTATGATGACTGGATTTTATCCAACAATATTTTTCAAGATATGATGGAGCATGAGTTGGAAAATATCAATGAATTATTTGAAGGAAAGATTGTACGTGAACTTCAGCATGTTCTTCCAAATGGGAGTCGATTAGTTGTTGGTAATAGTATGCCGATTCGGGATGTGGATACATTTTTTAGGAATACTGATAAAGAAATAGGTGTACTGGCTAATCGGGGAGCGAATGGAATTGATGGAGTTGTATCGACTGCCTTAGGTATAAGTACTGCTTCAACAGAGCCTACTTTCCTTTTAATAGGAGATCTTTCGTTTTTCCATGACTTAAACGGATTATTAGCAGCCAAAATGAACGATCTTGATATAACGATTATCTTGGTTAACAATGATGGTGGAGGTATTTTCTCTTTTCTTCCTCAATCAAATGAAGAAAAACATTTTGAAACATTGTATGGAACACCAATTGGAATCGATTTTTCTAAAGTAGTTGACATGTATCAAGGTAGGTATGAAAAAATCAATTGCTGGGCTGATCTGCATACGTATTTCCATGATAAATGGTCAATAAAGGGTCTAAAAGTGGTTGAAATTGAGACAAATCGAACAACTCGTGTCAAGATTCATCGGGAATTGTTAGATCGTGTTTCCCAGGAAATAAGAAAAGTGTTGAAACAATGA